From Deltaproteobacteria bacterium:
CTCGCCGTTCGAGCGCGCCGTGAGCTCCAGGTGCAGGCCGGACCCCGCCAACTCGAACCGGGGTTTGGGCATGAACGTGGCGATGAGGCCGTGATCTTTCGCGAGCGCCTTGGCCACATAACGCAGCGTCACAATCGCGTCGGCGCACTCGAGCGGCGACATCGGCATCAGACCCAATTCGTGCTGGCCGGGCGCGATCTCGTGATGCGCGTGACGCACCGCGACACCGAATTTTTCGAGCGCCGACACCACGTCGCGTCGAAACGCCTGCCCCGGTTCGTCGGGCGCGAAATCGAGGTAGCCCGAAACGTCGTGCGTGTTCAGGGTCGGCTCGCCGTTGCCGTTGCGGCGAAAGATGAAAAACTCGACCTCGGGCGCGATCAGAACATCGAGCCCTTTCGCACTCACCTTGCGCGCGATGTCGCGCAACACTTGGCGCGGGCAATTGCCGTCGGGTTTGCCGTCGGCCTGCGCGAGATCGGCGATCATTCGCGCGCCGCGAAATCCGCCGTCCATGAACGGCAACACGGCGAAAGTGTCGAGATCGGGCCGCAATCGACCGTCCACCTCCTTGGAACGGAAACGTCCCACGATGGCGCTGGCGTCGAGCGCAAGCGACTCGAAGAGCACCTGGTCGATGCGGCTGCCGCCGACCTCGATGCCCTTCAATTGCCCGAGTACGTCCGTGAACTGCACCAGCAGGTACTGGACATTCGACTCGGAGATGATCCGTTTGATCTCTCGGGGTTCCACCACCAACCCAAATTTCGAAGTGCGCGCCCTATTTAGTCGGTCCGCATTCGCCCGTCAAGGGATTCTTGATGATTCGGCATTATTTCGATTGCAGATTGGCATGATTCCGACGATTTTTTCATTTTTGTCGATAATTTCTTGCTTGATCTGCAATTTTTCGGCGTCACACGACCGAAGCATCAGCGCAAGAGCGTCCGCACAGGAGACCCCCTGCCCGATCCAAGTGGTCAAATGTCGTCTGATTTCGCGAGGTTATGCGCCGAGCACAGAAGTTGGATGTTCTTTTCGTCGTTTCCGCCACCCTTGGCCACCGGAATGACGTGGTCGAAGTGCAGGTCGCGGACAGCGCCGCAAATCGCGCACCGTCCCTGATCGCGCTTCCAGACTTTCACGCGGACTTTGGGCGGGATGTAGCGCGGATTCGGCGTTTCGCCGCGCTTCCAGCCCGCCTTGCCGTGACGACGGAGCTTAAATCGCACGACGAGGCGGCGGCCATCCGACTCGCGCCAGGCGTCGATGACTCGGTATTCGCCGAGATTGGCCCAAATCCCCCTGTGGATTTTTCGGTAGATCCGCACCGGCACGGCCGGCGATTTGCCGTCGCGAAACGCGGCGGCGGCGTCGAAAAGTACGCCGTTCGCTGTTCGCTTCCCATCGACCGTGTCGAGCGGCTGGTCCTCCAATTGGGGATGTGGCCGGCGCGCCGAGCGCATCGCGTTGTGCCCCTCATAGATCAGGATCTCGGCGCGCTCCTCGACGAGGTCTGCGTAAACGTTCTTCTTCCCGGGGCTGATGAGCAGCACCGGGCGGCCCCGCGGGGTCGTCGCGTACATCCCACGCTGGAGGTATATCCCCTCGTGGCGGCACATTTCCTCGAACGTCAGTACGTCCATCGCCAAGACGCCCTCTGTGCCGTGTTCGCTATGAACGGTCCGGACCGACCGTGAATCGGTCGTGCCCCCAGATCCACTGATCGGGATATGTCTCGATCACCGTCTGCCAACGCGAATTGATCGACTGCGTGATCTCGCGGATCGCATCGTCCGATGCGTCGGCGACAGAGGCCGGACGCGGCAACGCGGGCTCGATGACCATGCGATGGCGGCCGGGCGCGATGCGCAGCGAATAGCAGATGTGAATCGGAGCCCCGTGCTCGACGGCAAGTCCCGCGGGGGTGCGGTCGGTCGAGACGTGGCGATCGAAAAACCGTACCAGCACGGCACGCTCTCGCGGTACGGCGCGGTCGATCGACCACGCGACGCACCCGTTTTTCGCCAGCCAAACCGGTGCGGATTCCGCCGCCTCTTCCGCCGTCCACGTGGCGACACCGAAACGGGCGCGGACGCGACGCACCCAGTGCCAAAGAAACCGGTCGCCCAGCTTGCGTTCCACGAGCGCGATCGGCAGCCCCGAGGTCGAAAGTGCCCATAGGCCTAGGTCGATCGAACCGATATGACCGCAAATCAGGATCGCGCCGCGGCCGTCGGCCAACGAGGCGCGAAGATGCTCCTCGCCAACCACCTCGACGCGCTCTTTCAGATACGTCGTGTCGAGCAACCGCGCACGGAGACAGTCCGTCGCGTTTCGGCCGCGATTTTCCACGGAGCGCTTCACGATCTGCGCAATCTCCGGCCCGGTGCGTTCCCTGCCGAGTGCGATCTCGAGGTTCTGCGTGGCGAGTCGCGACCGGCGGGGCGACAGCGCGTACGACGCGCGCCCGAGCCATCCGCCCATCGCGTCGGCTCCGTTCGACGACAAGGCGCAGGCCGCGCGAGTCGCCAGACGAAGGATCAGGCCCTTCGTCACTGCGCCGGGAGGCGCCGGCGGCGCGGGCCGCAGGTGCTCGGGCTCGCCGGGCGGGCGCTTCTTCCAACGTTCGTGCATCCAGACCCACTGCGCGGGAAAGCGTCGAATGTGCTCCGAAATCCGGTCGTTGAAGATCCGCGTCGCTTCCGCCACATCCGCGTTCGCGTCGCCGGTGCGCGGCAGGTCGATCGGCGGACCGATCTCGATCACGAGGCCACCGTCCGGCCCTCGGTGGTTGAAGAGCGTGACGACCGGGATGTTGAGGGAGTACGCAAGGAACGCGGGGCCGGTGGGCGTGTGCGCGAGCGGGCCGAGGAACGGCGCGAAGACCCCGCGCACGCGCGTGTCCTGATCCATCAGGATGGCGAGCAGTCCGTTTCTCGCGACGACGTCGGCAATCTCTTTCATGGCGTCGCCGCCGCCGCGCGCGATGGGGATGTACCCGTATTTCCGCCGATGATCGTTGAGCAGGTTGTCGATGCGCTCGTCGTAGAGGGACCTGACGATCTCGTTCATCGGGAATCCCACGTGCGCGATGTAAGCAGCCATGAGCTCCCAATTTCCGACGTGCGCTGTCATCAGCAACGCGCCGCGGCCCTCGGCGAGCGCTGCATCGAAATGCTCGCGGCCCTCGATGCGGCAGTACGGCACCGGCGAGACCTTGCCGGCGAAGATCTCCTCAAGATGAAACAGCTCGAAGAATCCGCGCCCAAGGTTTTCGAACGACGCCCGACCGACATCGACACGCCACTCGGGGGACGAATCGGGAAACGCGATCTTGACGTGACGCAGAACCTTTGCGCGGTCGCGTCGCAGTATCGTGAATGCGGCGCGGCCGATGGCGCGACCGATCCGGATGCCGATGTGAAGTGGGATCGCGGTCGCGAACGCGATGAGCGCGCGCGCGCCGTGGAAGATGAAGTCGTTTTTCAGGCGCTGGATGAAAGGACGTTTCGAGGAAGCGGTCATTCCCGCAGCTTTTCGTGGACGAATGCGATGACGTCGCCGACGCGCTCCCAGGTTTCGTAATCTTCCTCGGTCACTTCGACGTCGAATTCCTCGGCGACCGAAGACGCGATTTCCTCGAGGTCGTAAGGATCGGCGTCGAGGTCATCGGTCAGGAACTGGCTCTCGTCGAGGTCGTCCGCGTCCAT
This genomic window contains:
- a CDS encoding glutamine synthetase, whose product is MVEPREIKRIISESNVQYLLVQFTDVLGQLKGIEVGGSRIDQVLFESLALDASAIVGRFRSKEVDGRLRPDLDTFAVLPFMDGGFRGARMIADLAQADGKPDGNCPRQVLRDIARKVSAKGLDVLIAPEVEFFIFRRNGNGEPTLNTHDVSGYLDFAPDEPGQAFRRDVVSALEKFGVAVRHAHHEIAPGQHELGLMPMSPLECADAIVTLRYVAKALAKDHGLIATFMPKPRFELAGSGLHLELTARSNGEDVFSFERGRLSVVAQHFIGGLLEHADGMCLLLNPLVNSYKRLVPGHEAPTHVYWSYSNVEPYVRVPHRSDGPTAIEVRAPDPSCNPYLSIAAVLAAGLDGVERKIAPGEPIDKDIQRLSGREAGRLRVQPLPANLG
- a CDS encoding HNH endonuclease, whose product is MAMDVLTFEEMCRHEGIYLQRGMYATTPRGRPVLLISPGKKNVYADLVEERAEILIYEGHNAMRSARRPHPQLEDQPLDTVDGKRTANGVLFDAAAAFRDGKSPAVPVRIYRKIHRGIWANLGEYRVIDAWRESDGRRLVVRFKLRRHGKAGWKRGETPNPRYIPPKVRVKVWKRDQGRCAICGAVRDLHFDHVIPVAKGGGNDEKNIQLLCSAHNLAKSDDI
- a CDS encoding acyl carrier protein encodes the protein MTMTIEEKVIALVAVQLEMDADDLDESQFLTDDLDADPYDLEEIASSVAEEFDVEVTEEDYETWERVGDVIAFVHEKLRE